A region of the Pseudarthrobacter sp. MM222 genome:
TTCCGGACTCGACTGCGCGCTCGGCGACCTGGTGACCGTGGGGCAGAACCCGGGCCTCGATGCCGAAGTGGTCGCGGCCCTCGACGGCGCCGTGCGCTGCATGCCGCTGGGCCGGCTCGCCGGCGTGGCCGCCGGCGACCACGTCCGGGCGAAGGGCGGCACCGTCCTCGTCCCCACCGGTCCGGGCCTTTTCGGTCGGGTTATTGACGGCCTGGGCCGGCCCATCGACGGCAAGGGCCCGCTCAACAGCGGCCCGCGCGTACCGATCGACAACGAAGCCCCGAACGCGATGAAGCGTGCCCGCATCGACACTCCGCTGCAGACCGGCGTCCGCGTGCTGGACACGATGACCACGCTGGGCAAGGGCCAGCGCATGGGCCTCTTCGCCGGGTCCGGCGTCGGAAAGTCCTCCCTGCTCTCGATGATCGCCCGCGGCACCGACGCCGAAGTCTCCGTCATCGCCCTCGTGGGGGAGCGCGGCCGTGAGGTCCGTGAATTCCTCGAGGACGATCTGGGCGCCGCGGGCCTGGCGCGCTCCGTCGTCGTCGTGGCAACGTCGGACGAACCCGCACTGATGCGCATGCGCGCCGCCTTCACCGCGACCCGCATCGCCGAATCCTTCCGCGACAAGGGGCAGGACGTCGTCCTGATGATGGACTCCCTCACCCGGGTGGCCATGGCCCAACGCGAGATCGGCCTGTCCGCCGGCGAGCCGCCCGCAACCCGCGGCTACCCGCCGTCGACCTTTTCGATCCTGGCCCGGCTGCTGGAACGCGCCGGCACCGCGGAAACCGGGTCCGTCACCGGCATCTACACCGTCCTCGT
Encoded here:
- a CDS encoding FliI/YscN family ATPase, yielding MIAEWRPKGADYAAALRAAAPQRVGVVTSVMGLGLEVSGLDCALGDLVTVGQNPGLDAEVVAALDGAVRCMPLGRLAGVAAGDHVRAKGGTVLVPTGPGLFGRVIDGLGRPIDGKGPLNSGPRVPIDNEAPNAMKRARIDTPLQTGVRVLDTMTTLGKGQRMGLFAGSGVGKSSLLSMIARGTDAEVSVIALVGERGREVREFLEDDLGAAGLARSVVVVATSDEPALMRMRAAFTATRIAESFRDKGQDVVLMMDSLTRVAMAQREIGLSAGEPPATRGYPPSTFSILARLLERAGTAETGSVTGIYTVLVDGDDHNEPIADAARSILDGHVVLDRKLAVTGHFPSVDVLGSVSRVATKVNSRPHLEAAATLRRVLAARKAAQDLIDVGAYQAGTNPLVDAALNHEQDVSRFLQQPMEESTAHPESWQRLDHLTTILKAAA